TGGTCAAATGGCTACAGAAGTAAACCAGCATGGTTATGATGTTGTCTCTGCTAGTGGTGAGAGAGTATCTGTAAAAACAACAGCAAAAATGGGCGCATCTGGATACGTTTCATTCAACCCAAATACTTTAAACCAAGTAGACCGAGTAATAATTCTTAGAATTAATACTGATGAAATGCAAATTGAGACCTTGATAAATGAGTCCATACCAAAAGCTATAGAATTTATGGGTAATCCAGATGCCAATGGTAAGGTAAATGTTGCTCTCTCAAGATTACTTTCACCCAGAAAGCCAGATTCTGAAATGCTCGCTATAAAACAAGTCAAATACAGGAAATATCAAATAGTCGAACTTGAAAACGGAACCATAGAAGTAAAAGTCAACGATGAAGTAGCATCGCCATCAAAGCCAGTTTTGCGCGAAATTGCAACGTCACTAAATATCAGTCATTTCAATAGTAATGGAAACCAATACAATACAAGGCAGCTGGGTAGTTTAATTATCAAAACTATTAAAAATAGCGGTGATTTAGTCGGCGCCTAATCAGAGTATAAAAGGACAGCTATCGCTGCGTGCAATATACCTAGTATGCAATATTTGAGTGCGGTATTCAAGGCTTAATGCACTGTTGGCTAATTACAGTTAGCCTCTATTATAGAGGTTAGGGGTCCATTGGATCCCCCCTCCATGGAGAACCTGCCCTCACTACCTTCCATTGCCTAATTTTTTGTTCGCTATTGATGCGCACATAGATTTCTTCTCGATGGATGGAGGGGGATTTGGGCACACGGATGTCTATCTTTACTTGATTTCCCTTCACTTCTAGCACTGTAACTTAGACATTCGTTCTAGTTCTTGGGTTCTCGCCTGTTCGGCTCTTTAGGATCAACATGTTTTCTTCCTACTGATACTCAAACTGTGGGTGGGTATTCCTTGATGGGGGAGTTTGGGAAGTAATGTTTTTCGAGTGGGAAATGGCCGCAGTAGTGTTGAATAGGGAAGGGTGGTGGGTTAGTTTTCCTGAGTTGGTATTTGACTATAACCTGTTGAATTTAGATCATTTTGTAGGACTAATGTCAATTTTCTAATCCGGCTTCTACTGCTCCGCTCGCTACTCTATTTGGTGGGTGTCCAGAATTTTTCACATTCCGGTTACCGCCGTCGGTAAAGTTGGCAAAAAGAAGTAGCAGGAGTTCAGCTCTTATCGCCTGTTTAGATGGCTGGGTTATCGATTTTAATTGACTAAAAATTAGTAATTGTATTCATCAGAGGTTCAGTAATTATTGAACATAATATTCTCGATATAGAGCTGTATGGCAGACTTTTACTCAATCAAGTAATATTCAAGAAAAGGAAGCTTTAGCATGGAATATCGTCATAGAAAATCAGTATTTGCTCAACCTCTCCTCTTATTTACGCTATTAATTTCCAACAATGGAAATGCTGTAGATACTAATACTTCAGGGATTTATCATGATAGTCCGGGAGTATACAAAGAGGTATTTAAACCAGGTAAGAAGCATACTATTGATCGTATGATTAAAAAGTATATGCTGGATAACAATATTCCAGGCATGGCCGTAGCTATAGTTACCAATCCAGAAAAGCCTGTTATATGGTCCAAAGGCTACGGTGTAAAAAGCCTGGAAAATAATGAAAGGGTTAACAGAAATACTTCATTTTGGCTGGCATCCATCAGTAAGGTAGTTATGGGTACTGCTATGGCCATAGCGCAGGAGGACGGCTATCTCTATTTAGATCAGGAAATTCAAAACTTACTGGGTGAAGATGACTTTAATATTGACAATCCAGACTCCTTACCTATCACCATCCGAGATCTCGTAACTCACAGTTCGGGAATTAAAGATAGCATGGCTTACCAGTGCAGCTACTATATTGATCATGGTGACGGCACTCATACAAAGTTGATCAACTTAATAGAGCCTGGGTTATGTCCGGATAGCAGTCCAATTACACTGGATGGATTTCTCGGTGCCTATTTGGACAGTGAGGGGGAATTTTACGATTCCAATAGTAACTTCACTGGCCTACCACCCGGGCAAGACTACAAATACTCAAATATCGCCGCAGCATTAGCAGGCTACTCAGTGGAACTTAGCACGGGCTTAACTCTGGCTGATTACGCAGAGCAAGAGATTTTTACCCCTCTTGGTATGCGCAATACCAGCTGGAATTTTTCCAAGTTAAACCAGAGTAACCTGGCAAGCCCTCATACCACAGTTGATAACACCCTATCTTCAATTCCATTTTATGAACTCGCGACCTGGCCAGATGGTGGCCTACGGAGTAGTGCATTGGATATGGCGAGATTTTTAGCCGCAGTAATGAACGAAGGAGTGTTAGTTTCACGAAAGTCTGACATCAAGATTCTTGAGCCAGATTCAGTTATTCAAATGCTGACACCCTCCCAGAATGGTTTTGGGGTCTTCTGGTATTCTGGCTGGCTTTGGAATTATGGGGGTAAAGACCATATTCTAATCGGCCACAACGGAGCTGAGGTTGGATATTTTTCCTACCTAGTGTTCAACCCAAAAGATAACGTCGGAGTGATCTTATTGGCCAACACTGATCGTGGAGATAAGATAGAGAGTATTGAAGAACTAATTAAAAACCTCTTTGAGGCGACTCAAGTATGGTGACAACCTGTTTCAGGGCTCTAAATATTTCTAAGAGGGAATAAAATTTTCCCTTAGAAATACGGCTAATTCTCTCATCTGGTTTTGCTGGCCTGTTCGCCACTCTATTTGGTGGGTGTCCAGAATTGTCTATCTTTGGGAGCCAAAAAGTT
This DNA window, taken from Microbulbifer sp. GL-2, encodes the following:
- a CDS encoding serine hydrolase — protein: MEYRHRKSVFAQPLLLFTLLISNNGNAVDTNTSGIYHDSPGVYKEVFKPGKKHTIDRMIKKYMLDNNIPGMAVAIVTNPEKPVIWSKGYGVKSLENNERVNRNTSFWLASISKVVMGTAMAIAQEDGYLYLDQEIQNLLGEDDFNIDNPDSLPITIRDLVTHSSGIKDSMAYQCSYYIDHGDGTHTKLINLIEPGLCPDSSPITLDGFLGAYLDSEGEFYDSNSNFTGLPPGQDYKYSNIAAALAGYSVELSTGLTLADYAEQEIFTPLGMRNTSWNFSKLNQSNLASPHTTVDNTLSSIPFYELATWPDGGLRSSALDMARFLAAVMNEGVLVSRKSDIKILEPDSVIQMLTPSQNGFGVFWYSGWLWNYGGKDHILIGHNGAEVGYFSYLVFNPKDNVGVILLANTDRGDKIESIEELIKNLFEATQVW